GGAAGCGAATCTGTCTCTCGTGAGGAAGTATTCGCGATATTGGAGGAGGCCGGAGAGTGAAGGTCGAGTTCAGGGCGAGCTTTGCCAAAGACCTCAGAAGCGTTAAAGATAAAGGGATGTTGAAGTCTGTCAAAGATGTTATTGAATCTGTCGAAAAGGCACCTTCTTTATCGGCGATTCAGAATCTGAAGAAACTTGAAAGCGGAGGCAGTTTCTATCGTATAAGAACAGGCGATTTCCGCGTAGGCATCTCGTTTATGAATGACACGGTTATCTTTATAAGGTTTCTGAACCGTAAAGACATATACAAATACTTTCCATGATGTGAACAC
This window of the bacterium genome carries:
- a CDS encoding type II toxin-antitoxin system RelE/ParE family toxin; amino-acid sequence: MKVEFRASFAKDLRSVKDKGMLKSVKDVIESVEKAPSLSAIQNLKKLESGGSFYRIRTGDFRVGISFMNDTVIFIRFLNRKDIYKYFP